The following are from one region of the Silene latifolia isolate original U9 population chromosome 9, ASM4854445v1, whole genome shotgun sequence genome:
- the LOC141599390 gene encoding auxin-induced protein 15A-like codes for MGRQLVEKVQAKKILQRTLSNIKRSTQHCSDVPKGHVAVYVGETYMKRHVIPISYLNHTLFHNVLHFVEEEFGFEHPMGGLTIPCSEDYFSSLISLIRSSS; via the coding sequence ATGGGTAGACAATTAGTAGAGAAAGTTCAAGCCAAGAAAATACTACAAAGGACATTATCCAACATAAAACGATCAACTCAACATTGTTCCGACGTACCAAAAGGTCATGTTGCCGTTTATGTGGGTGAAACGTATATGAAGCGTCATGTTATTCCGATATCATATTTGAATCATACTCTTTTTCATAACGTTCTTCATTTTGTCGAAGAGGAGTTCGGGTTTGAACATCCGATGGGTGGTCTTACCATTCCTTGTAGTGAAGACTATTTCTCTAGTCTTATTTCTCTCATTAGGTCTTCTTcataa
- the LOC141600722 gene encoding uncharacterized protein LOC141600722 has translation MANSNTQIKVISECYVKPRKLNDAAKNPYNLNPVDLAFLGFDQMQRGLLFSNQPKNIQSFVENLKKSLSISLVDFYPLAGQLTTVNLEGENCRWVYVDCEKGPGAHLIHATAKDVSVTDLVGPVNVPLIIRSLFDLGVEVVNYDGHNRPLLSIQVTELLDGVFVGFTMNHCIGDGTSLWHFISSLSEIYVQLMENRDNYEVVLSRKPTFKPYFPEGYGPFLKLSGLEMDQSLTQPDNDPFILRERIFHFSSISMSKLKAKANKECGVQNKISSFQALSAFMWRSITRARNLNRELETSCALVMNARPKFNPPISSDYFGNFVTRYQSMCKVGEVLDNGLGWAAMLVHQLVASQDEKKVVEFSENMIKFLCKVPNDMSPLFDSPNVVVMGGSTRFDMYGPEFGLGKAKAALVGHCNKEDGKVTASPGPEGDGSVDLEVCLKPETMNALEADGEFLNFVTLR, from the coding sequence ATGGCAAATTCTAATACCCAAATCAAAGTAATTTCGGAATGTTACGTAAAACCCAGAAAATTAAATGATGCTGCAAAAAATCCATACAATTTAAACCCTGTTGATTTAGCATTTTTAGGTTTTGATCAGATGCAAAGGGGTTTACTTTTCTCGAATCAACCCAAAAATATTCAATCTTTTGTTGAGAATCTCAAGAAATCACTGTCTATTTCTCTTGTTGATTTTTACCCCTTAGCTGGTCAATTAACCACGGTAAATTTGGAGGGTGAAAATTGTAGGTGGGTGTATGTAGATTGTGAGAAGGGCCCTGGGGCCCACCTCATACATGCTACTGCTAAGGATGTGTCCGTAACGGATCTCGTTGGGCCTGTCAATGTTCCTTTGATTATTCGGTCTTTGTTCGATTTAGGTGTCGAAGTCGTTAACTATGATGGCCATAATAGGCCGTTGTTGTCGATTCAGGTGACTGAGCTTCTCGATGGGGTTTTTGTCGGGTTTACCATGAACCATTGTATTGGAGATGGAACCTCTCTTTGGCATTTTATTTCGAGTTTGTCCGAGATTTATGTTCAATTAATGGAAAATCGAGATAATTATGAGGTTGTCCTATCTAGAAAGCCTACGTTTAAACCCTATTTTCCCGAAGGATATGGTCCATTCCTCAAGTTGTCGGGACTTGAAATGGACCAGTCGTTAACTCAACCCGATAATGACCCGTTTATTTTAAGAGAACGAATCTTCCACTTCTCGTCCATTTCAATGTCAAAGCTAAAAGCCAAAGCAAACAAGGAATGTGGGGTCCAGAACAAGATCTCTTCGTTCCAAGCCTTATCCGCGTTTATGTGGAGGTCCATCACACGAGCTAGAAATTTGAATCGGGAGTTAGAGACGAGTTGTGCTTTGGTCATGAATGCTAGACCAAAGTTTAACCCACCTATTTCAAGTGACTACTTTGGAAATTTTGTCACAAGATATCAAAGTATGTGTAAGGTTGGTGAAGTTTTGGATAATGGGCTTGGATGGGCCGCAATGTTGGTTCATCAACTTGTGGCTAGTCAAGATGAAAAAAAAGTTGTTGAATTCTCTGAAAACATGATCAAGTTCCTATGTAAGGTACCAAATGATATGAGCCCTCTGTTTGATAGTCCAAATGTAGTTGTGATGGGTGGATCAACCCGATTTGATATGTATGGGCCTGAATTTGGGCTTGGTAAGGCGAAGGCTGCTTTAGTTGGGCATTGTAATAAGGAAGATGGGAAGGTAACTGCGAGTCCTGGGCCCGAAGGAGATGGGAGTGTAGATTTAGAGGTTTGTCTTAAACCCGAAACCATGAATGCTCTTGAAGCGGATGGAGAGTTCTTGAATTTTGTTACGTTAAGGTAG